A genomic window from Algoriphagus sp. Y33 includes:
- a CDS encoding trypsin-like peptidase domain-containing protein: protein MNSLFKTTGVSFLAGLAGAAVWTTINFSEAAHQDDFFPKNQTEVTFASQYRPSESVRSTAEAPISFVEASENSTESVVFIKNFSGTDPRRYSMFDYFFGGGGAPSQQVSTGSGVIISRDGYIVTNNHVIDRAETIEVVHKKRTYKAKLVGTDKNTDIAVLKIEETGLPAIKRGSSRDLKIGEWVLAVGNPFNLTSTVTAGIVSAKERQINILGGDFPLESFIQTDAPINPGNSGGALVNVNGELVGINTAILSRTGSYTGYGFAVPVDIAMKVSNDLIQYGEVQKAIPGIEAVEITPELAEEMNIQTLDGVIVTHVIKDGAAERAGLKRNDVITKLGSQAITGKGSFEEAISYYYPGDQLSVSYLRNGSAKTADLQLQNLEGGNGVIKREFYSSGILGARLEAVNTIEKDKFGVNYGIKITGLTRGYLRELGLREGFIITQVNGDPAKDPNKVGAYLEKFSGRLLLEGVASNGQPFMQSYNVR, encoded by the coding sequence ATGAACAGTCTATTCAAAACAACAGGAGTTTCCTTTCTCGCAGGCTTAGCAGGAGCTGCGGTTTGGACTACAATCAATTTTAGTGAAGCAGCGCATCAAGATGATTTCTTTCCTAAAAATCAAACCGAAGTAACTTTTGCTTCGCAATATAGACCTTCAGAAAGTGTACGTTCTACCGCTGAGGCTCCTATTTCATTTGTAGAGGCATCTGAAAACAGTACAGAATCAGTCGTATTCATCAAGAACTTTTCCGGAACGGATCCGAGAAGGTATAGCATGTTTGATTATTTCTTCGGAGGTGGCGGAGCCCCTTCTCAGCAAGTAAGCACAGGATCGGGAGTAATTATCTCCAGAGATGGCTACATCGTGACCAACAACCACGTGATAGACAGAGCAGAAACTATTGAAGTCGTGCATAAGAAAAGAACCTACAAGGCGAAGCTTGTAGGCACAGACAAAAATACCGATATCGCAGTTTTGAAAATCGAAGAAACAGGACTTCCGGCGATCAAGCGTGGCAGTAGTCGTGACTTAAAAATCGGTGAATGGGTATTGGCTGTGGGAAATCCATTCAACCTAACCTCAACTGTCACAGCCGGAATCGTGTCTGCTAAAGAGCGTCAAATCAATATTCTGGGAGGGGATTTCCCGTTGGAAAGCTTTATACAGACAGACGCTCCTATTAATCCCGGTAACTCAGGAGGAGCTTTGGTAAACGTGAATGGAGAACTGGTAGGGATAAATACTGCAATTTTATCCAGAACCGGCTCATATACGGGATATGGATTTGCAGTACCTGTGGATATTGCGATGAAGGTATCAAATGATTTGATTCAATACGGCGAAGTTCAAAAGGCCATTCCGGGAATTGAAGCTGTCGAAATCACCCCGGAATTGGCAGAAGAAATGAACATACAGACACTTGATGGCGTGATCGTCACCCACGTAATCAAGGATGGAGCAGCTGAAAGAGCCGGATTGAAACGTAATGATGTGATCACCAAACTCGGATCTCAGGCAATAACAGGAAAAGGGAGTTTTGAAGAGGCAATTTCCTATTATTACCCAGGCGATCAACTTTCTGTAAGCTACCTCAGAAATGGTTCGGCAAAAACAGCCGATCTGCAACTCCAGAACCTTGAGGGAGGCAATGGGGTAATCAAAAGGGAATTCTACAGTTCCGGTATTTTGGGAGCAAGACTGGAAGCGGTCAATACGATTGAGAAAGACAAGTTTGGTGTCAATTACGGAATCAAAATCACAGGGTTGACCCGGGGCTATTTAAGAGAACTGGGATTAAGAGAAGGATTTATAATCACCCAGGTCAACGGAGACCCTGCAAAGGATCCCAATAAAGTAGGCGCATATTTAGAGAAATTCAGCGGAAGGCTACTTCTCGAGGGCGTCGCATCCAACGGACAGCCATTTATGCAGAGTTATAATGTGAGGTAG
- a CDS encoding 1-deoxy-D-xylulose-5-phosphate reductoisomerase codes for MTEPKRVAILGSTGSIGTQTLAVIRQHPEDFIVEVLTAQNNADLLIAQALEFIPNAVVIGNESLYTKVRDALIPKDIKVYAGIRAISQVVEMDTIDVVLTALVGYSGLIPTVNAIKAGKQIALANKETLVVAGEIITALAKENRVNIYPVDSEHSAIFQCLIGEFHNPIEKIILTASGGPFRGKDRDFLEAVTREQALKHPNWEMGAKITIDSASLMNKGLEVIEAKWLFGLRTEQIDVVVHPQSIIHSMVQFEDGSIKAQLGLPDMRIPIQFALSFPDRLKSDFERFDFMNYPQLTFEQPDLKTFKNLQLAYDALAQGGNSPCVLNAANEIAVAAFLNKEVGFLEMSDLIGETLEKAEFIAHPNLDDYVETDMRAREITKELITNKV; via the coding sequence ATGACAGAACCCAAACGCGTAGCCATCCTGGGCAGCACCGGAAGTATTGGTACTCAAACCCTAGCCGTAATTCGTCAGCATCCAGAAGATTTTATTGTAGAGGTTCTTACTGCGCAGAATAATGCGGATTTATTGATCGCGCAGGCACTGGAATTTATTCCAAATGCAGTGGTGATCGGAAATGAAAGTCTTTATACAAAAGTGCGCGACGCCTTAATTCCAAAGGACATTAAGGTGTATGCCGGTATCAGGGCGATTTCCCAAGTGGTGGAAATGGATACGATCGATGTGGTATTGACAGCATTGGTTGGTTATTCTGGCTTGATCCCTACGGTTAATGCCATTAAAGCAGGAAAGCAAATTGCACTTGCCAACAAGGAAACTCTGGTGGTAGCAGGGGAAATAATCACTGCCTTGGCCAAAGAGAACCGGGTCAATATCTACCCTGTTGACTCGGAGCATTCGGCAATTTTCCAATGTTTAATCGGTGAATTTCACAATCCTATAGAAAAAATCATTCTCACTGCTTCTGGAGGGCCATTTAGAGGGAAGGATAGAGATTTTTTAGAGGCTGTCACCCGAGAACAGGCTCTCAAGCATCCCAATTGGGAAATGGGAGCAAAAATTACCATTGACTCGGCTTCTTTGATGAACAAGGGGTTGGAAGTGATCGAAGCTAAATGGCTTTTTGGCTTGAGAACTGAGCAAATAGACGTAGTGGTACATCCGCAGAGTATTATTCATTCTATGGTGCAGTTTGAAGATGGATCGATTAAAGCACAACTCGGATTACCTGATATGCGTATCCCAATTCAGTTTGCCCTAAGCTTTCCAGACCGGCTGAAAAGTGATTTCGAAAGATTTGATTTCATGAATTACCCTCAATTGACCTTCGAGCAACCTGATTTAAAGACTTTCAAAAACCTTCAATTGGCGTACGATGCCCTTGCACAAGGCGGCAACTCGCCTTGTGTGTTGAATGCTGCCAATGAAATAGCTGTGGCTGCTTTCTTGAATAAAGAAGTGGGTTTTCTGGAAATGTCTGATTTGATTGGCGAAACTCTCGAAAAAGCTGAGTTTATTGCACATCCTAATTTGGATGATTATGTGGAGACGGATATGAGGGCAAGGGAAATTACTAAAGAACTAATAACGAATAAAGTATAA
- a CDS encoding SusD/RagB family nutrient-binding outer membrane lipoprotein codes for MKKIIVNLLCSSLLVASSCVSGLDDYNLDQKNATNVPHVTLFTGAVKNLTDALTSASVNSNNYRFYVQHWTSTQYLDEPRYNMTSRLIPQNMWQSLYRDVLMDLKESKRLLMEDNVTLESVKNNQLAQIEIMEVYAWSVLLNTFGDVPYTEALDPENSLPVYDDAQTTYNTILGRLNNALSLITPAAAGYAGGDLLYEGDMEKWVKFGNSLKLKLAMVIADVDPSQAKTLVEAAAPNVFTSNADNATFPYLTSQPNNNPVSNAVKGPFTAREDYVAASTLVDAMNELSDPRRAQYFSLVNGEYIGGRYGYPNSYSAFSTVSAKVADPTNEGLLLDYSEVSFLLAEALERGFAVGGTAESHYSNAITASITYWGGTSAEAVAYLAQPTVAYGSAAGDWKNVIGTQKWIALYNRGYDAWLEWRRLDAPNLQPPAIEGAGALVIPQRLIYPINEQTLNGANRSSAAAAIGGDSSDTPLWWKGN; via the coding sequence ATGAAAAAAATAATTGTAAATCTATTGTGCTCATCCCTCCTTGTCGCATCTTCATGCGTCAGTGGTCTGGATGACTATAATCTAGATCAAAAAAATGCAACAAATGTCCCGCACGTAACATTGTTTACCGGGGCAGTTAAGAATCTGACGGATGCGCTGACTTCAGCGAGTGTTAACTCTAATAACTACAGGTTCTACGTTCAGCACTGGACATCCACCCAATATTTGGATGAGCCAAGGTATAATATGACCTCCAGACTTATTCCACAGAATATGTGGCAAAGTCTTTACCGCGATGTCTTAATGGATCTCAAGGAGTCCAAGAGACTTCTGATGGAAGATAACGTCACACTCGAAAGTGTAAAGAATAATCAATTGGCTCAAATCGAGATCATGGAAGTATATGCTTGGTCTGTTCTGTTAAATACTTTCGGAGATGTTCCTTACACTGAAGCACTCGATCCAGAAAATTCTCTACCTGTGTATGATGATGCTCAAACTACCTATAATACGATCTTGGGACGTTTGAACAACGCGTTGAGCTTGATTACTCCCGCAGCCGCAGGTTATGCTGGAGGAGATCTACTATATGAAGGAGATATGGAAAAATGGGTAAAGTTTGGTAATTCCCTCAAGTTGAAGTTGGCCATGGTCATTGCGGACGTGGATCCGTCACAGGCCAAAACACTGGTGGAGGCAGCTGCTCCTAATGTGTTTACAAGCAATGCTGATAACGCTACTTTCCCTTATTTAACTTCTCAGCCGAACAACAACCCGGTTTCTAACGCTGTAAAAGGTCCATTTACGGCAAGGGAAGATTACGTGGCTGCCAGCACTTTGGTTGATGCCATGAACGAACTGAGTGATCCAAGGAGAGCGCAGTATTTCTCTCTGGTAAATGGAGAATACATTGGAGGAAGATATGGCTACCCTAATAGCTACTCTGCCTTCTCTACAGTGAGTGCGAAAGTGGCAGATCCTACCAATGAAGGTCTGTTGCTCGACTATTCCGAAGTTAGTTTCTTATTGGCAGAAGCTCTGGAAAGAGGATTTGCCGTAGGAGGAACTGCTGAATCGCACTACAGTAATGCTATTACTGCTTCCATCACATATTGGGGAGGGACTTCCGCAGAAGCTGTTGCTTATCTGGCTCAACCCACTGTGGCTTATGGTAGTGCAGCGGGTGACTGGAAAAATGTTATTGGAACCCAAAAATGGATTGCCTTATACAATAGAGGTTATGATGCATGGTTAGAATGGAGAAGGCTAGATGCCCCAAATTTACAGCCACCTGCAATTGAAGGAGCTGGTGCTCTAGTCATTCCTCAAAGATTGATTTACCCTATCAACGAACAAACTCTGAACGGGGCCAACAGATCTTCTGCTGCCGCTGCTATTGGAGGAGATAGTTCTGATACTCCATTATGGTGGAAAGGCAATTAA
- a CDS encoding T9SS type A sorting domain-containing protein: protein MKNLMYKVIFALFLLVPVISSFSQTCVISGHSDINVNQTKTYSTSATSGAGYFWSTTGGLTIVGSNTGTSVSVKGVSSGLGQVCVTKYKAGSEPCCECIPVDCRACPSAPTIFEGTCGGYPSVHPHWRYGLLESVSSGSGTYSWSGTNFVFDTPTNQEWVTGRPTASGNFTITCTVTYNCTPSGSVTYNVSKTIHTSDCISPFDMQMSVVYPNPVTSSATVKYVLPEEGDVNAIIMSDLGEKVAVLISSEHQDKGEYEMLISEDNFQKNGVYILNIYLNNEMISQQKIIKE, encoded by the coding sequence ATGAAAAATTTAATGTACAAGGTTATTTTCGCTTTGTTTTTACTCGTGCCGGTTATATCAAGTTTTTCGCAGACCTGTGTGATTTCTGGACATAGCGATATAAATGTAAATCAGACTAAAACTTATTCAACATCTGCCACTTCAGGTGCAGGTTATTTTTGGTCAACAACCGGTGGGTTGACAATTGTAGGTTCAAATACCGGAACTAGTGTGTCAGTTAAAGGTGTTTCTAGTGGACTTGGCCAAGTTTGTGTCACAAAGTACAAAGCGGGCTCAGAACCTTGTTGTGAATGCATTCCTGTTGATTGTAGGGCATGCCCATCTGCTCCGACAATTTTTGAAGGTACTTGTGGTGGATACCCATCAGTTCATCCTCACTGGAGATATGGTTTGCTTGAATCAGTATCTTCAGGATCAGGTACTTATAGTTGGTCTGGAACTAATTTTGTATTTGATACCCCTACTAATCAAGAGTGGGTCACTGGAAGGCCTACTGCGAGTGGGAATTTCACCATTACGTGTACCGTTACGTATAATTGTACCCCTTCAGGAAGTGTGACTTATAATGTTTCGAAAACAATTCATACCAGCGATTGTATATCACCATTTGATATGCAGATGTCTGTTGTTTATCCTAACCCTGTAACTTCTTCCGCAACTGTAAAATATGTTTTGCCTGAGGAAGGGGATGTCAATGCTATAATTATGTCTGACCTAGGGGAAAAGGTAGCTGTTTTGATTTCATCAGAACATCAGGATAAAGGGGAGTATGAAATGTTGATATCTGAGGATAACTTTCAAAAAAATGGAGTCTATATATTGAATATATATCTGAACAATGAAATGATATCACAGCAAAAAATAATAAAGGAATAA
- a CDS encoding nucleotidyltransferase substrate binding protein, translating to MKTVTKSCENCLEEFSVALADLTDYGSRAKNGKLNEAQSRDLLRHFEKTHELALTVITKYLIQLGKGPFSGSRDLTVEAFHADLIDDGKAWLDIVIDRIQYNPVYPIDTQEKFLENIKKKYIRLLLRFEDTMGKKLNE from the coding sequence ATGAAAACCGTCACAAAATCCTGCGAAAACTGTCTGGAAGAATTCAGCGTTGCATTGGCTGACCTCACTGACTATGGAAGTCGTGCAAAAAACGGAAAGTTGAACGAAGCGCAATCAAGAGATCTCTTGAGGCATTTTGAAAAAACTCACGAATTGGCACTGACTGTAATTACCAAGTATCTAATACAGCTCGGAAAAGGCCCTTTCTCGGGTTCAAGAGATTTGACAGTGGAAGCTTTTCATGCAGACCTAATCGATGACGGAAAAGCGTGGCTGGACATCGTCATAGACAGAATTCAATACAACCCTGTTTATCCTATTGACACTCAGGAGAAATTCTTGGAAAACATCAAAAAGAAGTACATCAGACTGCTACTGCGATTCGAAGACACCATGGGCAAAAAATTGAATGAATAG
- a CDS encoding SusC/RagA family TonB-linked outer membrane protein, whose translation MKKSVLLTFLLCMFLQYSFAQTTSVTGKVTSAEDGSLIPGVSILVKGTNVGAVTDLEGKYSISLPAEGEVLVFSFIGMATQEVPVGGRTVIDVILDYDAAELSEVVVTALGVVRNRNELAYSAQEVKGDQVSRARSADFVSTLSGKVAGLDIRTNNTMGGSTNVVIRGYSSISGNNQALFVIDGVPVSNANNNTAGQQAGGVGVDYGNAAADINPDNIESVNVLKGAAATALYGSRAANGVIMITTKKGKKNSMNIAVNSGVIWSSIDKSTFVEYQKEYGAGYFPGFRTSQDLGSGVAPVVRFQDDASYGPAFDPNLQVYQWDAIDPTSPNFGKTRAWLPAANDPSTFYETGLNSNQSITISGGGDETTFNLGYTRNDIKGNLPNSNIDKNMINFTASYNATEKLTVSASANYTNTKGMGRYGTGYNGRNPNQTFRQWWQTNVDIKEQEAAYLRNRQNETWNWNASNTGPIYSDNPYWSAWENYSNDERDNIYGYVMLNYKLTDWMSIMGRTTLNSTTDMQEERLAVGSTAVSQYARYNREHKESNYDLMLSFNKNISESFSFNGLLGGNIRREETSSIRASTNGGLVVPGLYSLSNSVNPINPPQEEYFRRGVDGVFANANFGYKEKLFLELSARQDKSTTLPDGDNTYFYPAVGANYVLTDAFKSVSWISHGKIRANYAEVGNDADPLSIYDIYDKPTGFGSIPIFSLPNTKNNSSLKPERQKSFEAGLEMDFFNSLFGFDFTVYESSTIDQILPVNVTSASGYTRRYVNAGEMKNKGIEVSAYVTPIQTNNFTWDLRLNFSRNRNEVISLYGEGDNQVDNIPLASFQGGVSVNAAVGQPYGVIRGNDFVYTNGERTVDENGYYMVDGNASTIIGDPNPDWLGGINNTFTYKGVSLAFLIDIRKGGDVWSLDQWYGEATGLYPESAGLNDRGNPSRLPVSEGGGILLPGVKADGTPNDIYAENQDGDGLTPFGYAANNYIGAPRAWYVYDGSYVKLRELILSYSLPKSLFGNNSAIKGVDLQLVGRNLWIIHKNMKYSDPEEGLSSGNAGRGYQSGAYPAMRNYGFNVKLNF comes from the coding sequence ATGAAAAAAAGTGTACTATTAACCTTCTTACTATGTATGTTTTTGCAATATTCTTTTGCTCAAACTACATCAGTGACAGGAAAGGTTACTTCTGCCGAGGACGGGAGTCTGATCCCCGGTGTAAGTATCCTGGTAAAAGGCACCAATGTAGGTGCCGTGACAGATTTGGAAGGCAAGTATTCCATAAGCTTGCCGGCCGAAGGAGAAGTTTTGGTCTTCTCGTTTATAGGCATGGCTACCCAAGAAGTACCGGTGGGTGGTCGGACCGTCATCGATGTTATATTGGACTATGATGCTGCGGAATTGTCGGAAGTGGTAGTAACGGCCTTAGGGGTCGTAAGAAACAGAAATGAACTCGCCTATTCTGCCCAAGAGGTGAAAGGAGATCAGGTATCAAGGGCTAGATCAGCGGATTTTGTGAGCACGCTTTCTGGCAAAGTTGCCGGGTTGGACATCCGTACCAACAATACCATGGGAGGATCCACCAATGTTGTCATCCGTGGTTATTCCTCTATTTCGGGAAATAATCAGGCCTTGTTTGTAATCGATGGTGTTCCTGTAAGTAATGCAAACAACAATACCGCTGGCCAGCAAGCCGGTGGTGTAGGAGTGGATTACGGAAATGCCGCGGCTGACATCAACCCTGACAACATTGAGTCTGTCAATGTACTGAAAGGGGCTGCTGCGACAGCCTTGTATGGTTCACGGGCAGCAAATGGTGTGATTATGATTACAACCAAGAAAGGTAAAAAGAACAGCATGAATATCGCTGTAAACAGTGGTGTCATCTGGAGCAGCATTGATAAGAGCACTTTTGTAGAATACCAGAAGGAATATGGTGCAGGTTATTTCCCAGGATTCAGGACTTCCCAGGATCTGGGCAGTGGGGTAGCACCGGTCGTAAGGTTTCAGGATGATGCATCCTACGGACCTGCCTTTGATCCAAACTTGCAGGTTTATCAATGGGATGCAATCGACCCGACCTCTCCTAACTTTGGTAAAACCCGGGCTTGGCTTCCGGCTGCAAATGATCCGAGTACATTTTACGAGACAGGCTTAAATTCTAATCAGAGTATAACCATAAGCGGAGGTGGAGATGAGACTACCTTTAACCTTGGCTACACCAGAAACGACATTAAAGGTAACCTTCCAAACAGTAACATTGATAAGAACATGATCAACTTCACTGCTTCTTATAATGCTACCGAGAAGCTGACAGTGAGTGCTTCAGCAAACTACACCAACACCAAGGGTATGGGCAGATATGGAACAGGATACAATGGTAGAAATCCTAACCAGACTTTTAGACAATGGTGGCAGACCAACGTGGACATCAAAGAACAGGAGGCCGCCTACCTCAGAAATCGGCAGAATGAAACCTGGAACTGGAATGCTTCCAATACAGGCCCCATCTATTCTGACAATCCTTATTGGTCAGCTTGGGAAAATTACTCCAATGACGAAAGGGACAATATCTATGGCTATGTCATGCTCAATTACAAACTTACCGATTGGATGAGCATCATGGGTAGAACTACCCTGAACTCCACCACGGATATGCAGGAAGAGCGATTGGCCGTGGGAAGTACTGCCGTAAGTCAATACGCCAGATACAATAGGGAACATAAGGAATCCAACTATGATTTGATGTTGAGCTTCAACAAGAATATTTCCGAAAGCTTCTCCTTTAACGGTCTCCTGGGAGGTAATATACGTAGAGAAGAGACCAGCTCAATACGCGCAAGTACCAATGGCGGACTTGTCGTTCCCGGGCTGTATTCACTGTCTAACTCCGTCAATCCTATTAATCCACCACAAGAGGAGTATTTCCGAAGAGGTGTTGATGGTGTGTTTGCCAATGCCAACTTTGGCTACAAGGAGAAGCTTTTCCTTGAATTGTCAGCTCGCCAAGATAAATCCACTACACTGCCAGATGGAGACAATACCTATTTCTACCCTGCAGTAGGTGCAAACTACGTACTTACGGATGCCTTTAAAAGCGTTTCATGGATTTCCCACGGTAAAATCAGAGCAAATTACGCCGAGGTAGGTAATGATGCTGATCCATTGAGTATCTATGATATCTATGACAAGCCTACCGGCTTTGGCTCTATTCCGATTTTTTCGCTTCCAAACACTAAGAATAACTCCAGTTTGAAGCCAGAAAGACAGAAGAGCTTTGAGGCCGGTCTGGAAATGGATTTCTTCAATAGCTTGTTTGGATTTGACTTCACAGTGTATGAGTCGAGCACAATCGACCAAATCTTACCTGTGAACGTTACCTCTGCTTCAGGTTACACCCGAAGATATGTGAACGCAGGTGAAATGAAAAATAAAGGTATAGAAGTAAGTGCCTACGTTACACCTATCCAGACCAACAATTTCACTTGGGATCTTCGACTTAACTTTTCCCGCAACCGAAACGAGGTGATCAGCCTGTACGGTGAGGGGGATAACCAAGTGGACAATATTCCTTTGGCATCCTTTCAGGGCGGGGTATCTGTCAATGCTGCTGTTGGACAGCCTTACGGTGTAATCCGGGGTAATGACTTTGTATACACCAATGGAGAAAGAACTGTCGATGAGAACGGCTATTATATGGTAGATGGAAATGCCAGTACGATCATTGGGGATCCTAACCCCGACTGGTTGGGAGGTATCAACAATACTTTTACTTACAAGGGGGTATCCCTTGCCTTCCTAATCGATATCCGTAAGGGCGGTGACGTATGGTCGCTTGACCAGTGGTACGGTGAAGCGACAGGACTTTATCCCGAATCCGCAGGCTTAAATGACAGAGGTAATCCTTCTCGACTTCCTGTTTCTGAAGGTGGGGGAATATTGTTGCCTGGGGTAAAAGCAGATGGCACGCCTAACGACATCTATGCCGAAAATCAGGACGGAGATGGACTTACTCCATTTGGATATGCCGCTAACAACTATATTGGGGCTCCGAGGGCATGGTATGTATATGACGGTAGCTATGTCAAACTGAGAGAGCTTATCCTATCTTATTCTTTACCTAAGTCGCTATTTGGAAACAACAGTGCGATCAAAGGAGTCGACTTACAGTTGGTAGGCCGTAACCTATGGATCATCCATAAAAACATGAAGTATTCTGATCCTGAAGAAGGCTTGAGTTCCGGAAATGCCGGAAGAGGCTATCAAAGTGGTGCCTATCCAGCTATGAGGAATTATGGGTTTAACGTGAAATTAAATTTCTAA
- the rseP gene encoding RIP metalloprotease RseP, whose amino-acid sequence MDTLIMVGQLLLGLSILVGLHELGHLLTAKMFGMRVEKFSIGFPPKIAGFQWGETEYSIGAIPLGGFVKISGMVDESMDSEQMAGEPQPWEFRSKPAWQRLIVMLGGIIVNVVTGIIIFVILVYNNGETYFSRDQVVENGIVALEIGESIGLKTGDKILDVNGEPYQSLGDLTAGSALLSENGYYTVDRDGEIIKVDIPRGFINSFNSKEAINSFVDIRYPFELRKIDKGGAADEAGITVEDKILSINGQQITYFDELQSELAKAKSQEADIELLTSGNDTIHKMVAVTERGTIDIAVTPMIEMVQRKYGFSESIKKGTNKAFTVVIVNAKAMGKMFTGEVSTKNVSGPIGMAKIYGDTWNWTKFWTITGLISMILAFMNLLPIPALDGGHVIFLLYEMISGRAPSDGFLENAQKVGMVILLALMVFAIGNDVLKLFTGD is encoded by the coding sequence ATGGATACCTTAATTATGGTGGGCCAATTACTCCTGGGATTATCAATTCTGGTGGGTTTACACGAACTGGGTCACTTGCTTACCGCCAAGATGTTTGGCATGAGAGTAGAAAAGTTTTCAATTGGATTTCCTCCGAAAATTGCCGGTTTCCAGTGGGGAGAGACGGAGTATTCCATAGGAGCTATACCATTGGGGGGCTTTGTGAAGATTTCCGGAATGGTGGACGAATCCATGGATTCTGAGCAAATGGCAGGAGAACCCCAGCCTTGGGAATTCCGCTCTAAACCTGCTTGGCAGCGTCTGATTGTGATGCTTGGCGGTATTATCGTCAATGTGGTAACAGGGATTATCATCTTTGTGATTTTAGTCTATAATAATGGTGAGACGTATTTCTCCCGTGACCAAGTCGTAGAAAACGGTATTGTAGCATTAGAAATAGGTGAGTCAATTGGGTTAAAAACCGGAGATAAGATTTTGGATGTCAATGGAGAGCCATATCAATCCCTAGGTGATTTAACGGCAGGATCAGCGTTACTTAGCGAAAATGGCTATTACACAGTAGACCGTGACGGAGAGATTATTAAAGTGGATATACCTAGAGGGTTTATCAACTCTTTTAACAGCAAGGAAGCAATCAATAGCTTCGTGGATATCCGATATCCTTTCGAGTTGCGGAAGATAGATAAGGGAGGGGCGGCAGATGAGGCAGGTATCACAGTAGAAGATAAGATACTTTCAATAAACGGTCAGCAGATTACTTACTTTGATGAGCTTCAATCGGAATTGGCAAAAGCCAAAAGTCAAGAAGCGGATATTGAACTATTGACTAGCGGAAATGATACTATTCACAAAATGGTGGCTGTCACTGAGCGAGGTACGATAGACATAGCTGTAACCCCTATGATCGAGATGGTACAGCGAAAGTATGGCTTTTCAGAGTCGATTAAGAAAGGTACTAACAAGGCTTTTACGGTGGTCATAGTAAATGCCAAAGCAATGGGCAAGATGTTTACTGGTGAAGTATCCACCAAAAATGTAAGTGGTCCTATCGGTATGGCAAAAATATACGGGGATACCTGGAACTGGACGAAATTCTGGACAATCACCGGTTTGATCTCTATGATTTTGGCATTTATGAATTTGCTTCCAATTCCGGCTTTGGACGGGGGGCATGTGATTTTCCTGCTTTATGAGATGATTTCCGGGCGGGCACCTTCAGATGGATTCTTGGAAAATGCCCAGAAGGTAGGAATGGTAATCCTGCTGGCTCTGATGGTTTTTGCGATCGGGAACGATGTGCTTAAGCTATTTACGGGAGATTAA